The following proteins come from a genomic window of Blastococcus sp. HT6-30:
- a CDS encoding pentapeptide repeat-containing protein produces the protein MTFRMEDRFIERQEQAEQRRFGQAELLENVRFVRERSQDAAAYKPFDDMRLRGAQLSGLRLGCDRSEPDAFDTCATFARADLRRALLNRADLSGAYLFRADAQEAQAEEAQFIRATLAEADFRSANLRGAFLQLSSASGVLLANADLTRASLLGAHMDGADLRGAVLDETILGDADLRGANLAGVDMTTSDFIGATVQCCGDDVIHPPNLDGVCYDDSTLWPEEHRPVAPPECAAWK, from the coding sequence GTGACCTTTCGGATGGAAGATCGATTCATCGAGCGCCAAGAACAAGCGGAGCAAAGGCGCTTTGGGCAGGCGGAATTGTTAGAGAACGTTCGATTTGTCAGGGAACGCTCACAGGATGCGGCGGCATATAAGCCGTTCGACGACATGCGGCTTCGGGGAGCACAGCTTTCAGGATTGCGCCTCGGGTGTGATAGGAGCGAGCCAGACGCTTTCGACACCTGCGCAACTTTTGCACGGGCCGACCTTAGGCGCGCCCTGCTCAATCGGGCCGATCTGAGTGGGGCCTATCTGTTCCGCGCCGATGCTCAGGAGGCTCAGGCCGAGGAGGCCCAATTCATTCGGGCAACATTAGCAGAGGCTGATTTCAGGTCGGCCAACCTGCGGGGAGCCTTCCTGCAGCTATCTTCCGCCAGCGGCGTGTTATTGGCTAATGCGGACCTGACTCGGGCTTCTTTGCTTGGAGCGCACATGGACGGCGCAGACCTAAGAGGGGCGGTCCTGGACGAAACAATCCTTGGAGACGCCGACTTGCGCGGCGCCAATCTGGCGGGCGTAGACATGACGACGTCAGACTTTATCGGCGCGACCGTTCAGTGCTGCGGCGATGACGTGATCCATCCCCCGAACTTGGACGGCGTGTGTTACGACGACAGCACGCTCTGGCCTGAAGAGCACCGCCCCGTCGCGCCGCCGGAGTGTGCAGCATGGAAGTAG
- a CDS encoding class F sortase: MVAPPVPATATSSAPPAELVSPASSAPQLPASTPTRVQIPALAVTSRIMELGLERDGSMEVPPGAYPVGWYDGSPTPGQLGPAVLAGHVDWEGDPGAFYGLRELRPGDTVVVDRADGTVATFSVDRVEEYAKANFPTEKVYGDIDHAGLRLITCGGAFDEDTGDYQSNIIVYASLTTVG, from the coding sequence GTGGTCGCCCCGCCGGTTCCCGCGACCGCGACGTCGTCCGCACCCCCTGCCGAGCTGGTCAGTCCGGCATCCAGCGCACCACAGCTGCCGGCCAGTACTCCCACTCGGGTTCAGATACCGGCCCTCGCAGTCACTTCTCGGATCATGGAGCTCGGCCTGGAGCGGGACGGCTCCATGGAGGTTCCGCCGGGCGCCTATCCCGTGGGCTGGTACGACGGCAGCCCCACACCCGGCCAGCTCGGGCCCGCTGTCCTCGCCGGCCACGTCGACTGGGAGGGCGATCCGGGAGCGTTCTACGGGCTACGGGAGCTGCGGCCAGGGGACACCGTCGTCGTCGACCGCGCCGATGGCACCGTCGCAACCTTCAGCGTCGACCGCGTCGAGGAGTACGCCAAGGCCAACTTCCCGACCGAGAAGGTCTACGGCGACATCGACCACGCCGGTCTGCGCCTGATTACCTGCGGCGGAGCCTTCGACGAAGACACGGGGGACTACCAGAGCAACATAATCGTGTACGCCAGCCTCACAACGGTCGGCTAG
- a CDS encoding TadE/TadG family type IV pilus assembly protein: MRAERLRRGEDGERGSAVVDFVMVSLLIVALLLAVLQVAVYVHVRNVVTASAQEGARYAANADVGSAPGAARTVEIVAAATSVRTAQGMACTSEEELDTSGATLVVVRWSGSVPSLLAALGDVLPLEVTGRAMKEAA; this comes from the coding sequence GTGCGGGCTGAGCGGCTCCGCCGCGGCGAGGACGGTGAGCGGGGGAGCGCCGTCGTCGACTTCGTCATGGTCTCGCTGCTGATCGTGGCGCTGCTGCTCGCGGTGCTGCAGGTGGCGGTGTACGTGCACGTGCGCAACGTGGTCACCGCCAGCGCCCAGGAAGGGGCGCGGTACGCCGCCAACGCCGACGTCGGCTCGGCCCCGGGTGCCGCGCGCACCGTGGAGATCGTGGCCGCGGCAACCTCGGTGCGGACGGCCCAGGGGATGGCGTGCACGTCGGAGGAGGAGCTGGACACCAGCGGCGCGACGCTGGTGGTGGTGCGCTGGTCGGGGTCGGTCCCCTCGCTGCTGGCGGCGTTGGGCGACGTGCTGCCGCTGGAGGTCACCGGCCGGGCGATGAAGGAGGCCGCGTGA
- a CDS encoding nitroreductase family protein produces MTVSKTAVTAVPLHPLLAGRWSPRGLDTAHELTDVQLTALLEAARWAPSANNSQPWRFAVARRGTPEFAAVQEALAAGNQLWAHAASALVVVAAETAGPDGAPRPWAVYDTGQAVAHLSVQAEHEGLAVHQLGGFDRDRVAALLDLPAPVVPLVVLALGRRDEEAQLPEALAARERTARERLPLDTLLVPVPAGPAQD; encoded by the coding sequence ATGACCGTCAGCAAGACCGCCGTCACCGCCGTTCCCCTGCACCCGCTGCTCGCCGGCCGGTGGAGCCCCCGCGGGCTGGACACCGCCCACGAGCTCACCGACGTCCAGCTGACCGCGCTGCTGGAGGCCGCCCGGTGGGCGCCGAGCGCGAACAACAGCCAGCCGTGGCGGTTCGCCGTGGCCCGCCGCGGGACGCCGGAGTTCGCCGCCGTGCAGGAGGCGCTGGCGGCGGGCAATCAGCTGTGGGCGCACGCGGCGTCGGCGCTCGTCGTCGTCGCGGCCGAGACCGCCGGCCCGGATGGCGCCCCGCGACCGTGGGCCGTGTACGACACCGGACAGGCGGTCGCGCACCTCTCCGTGCAGGCGGAGCACGAGGGGCTGGCGGTGCACCAGCTCGGCGGCTTCGACCGCGACCGGGTCGCCGCGCTGCTCGACCTGCCGGCCCCGGTGGTGCCGCTCGTCGTCCTGGCCCTCGGCCGCCGCGACGAGGAAGCCCAGCTGCCCGAGGCGCTGGCCGCCCGCGAGCGGACGGCACGGGAGCGGCTGCCGCTCGACACCCTGCTGGTGCCCGTGCCGGCGGGCCCGGCGCAGGACTGA
- the cutA gene encoding divalent-cation tolerance protein CutA — MDEECCEVVVTADDADWLAGFTRTLVEERLAACGHHLAPIRSVYRWEGAVQDGNEARVALHTRRSLVPAVVARTRELHPYEVPCVIALPLVGGDPDYLRWITDETRQP; from the coding sequence ATGGACGAGGAGTGCTGCGAGGTCGTCGTCACCGCGGACGACGCGGACTGGCTGGCCGGCTTCACCCGCACGCTGGTCGAGGAGCGGCTGGCCGCCTGCGGCCACCACCTCGCGCCGATCCGGTCGGTCTACCGCTGGGAGGGGGCGGTGCAGGACGGCAACGAGGCCCGGGTCGCGCTGCACACCCGCCGGTCGCTCGTGCCGGCGGTGGTGGCGCGCACCCGTGAACTGCACCCGTACGAGGTGCCCTGCGTCATCGCGCTCCCGCTCGTCGGTGGCGACCCCGACTACCTGCGGTGGATCACCGACGAGACGCGGCAGCCTTGA
- a CDS encoding EAL domain-containing protein, with product MAAAPGERELPLDVRRSAGSSGRDAALVEAVLDALASPTVLLDPAGRVVLANSAWTEAGRERQAPILPGEDYHALALHLRDDADARRLVRELRELSRGERTEVSVDRSVPDPAGAATSWFHVQASRVDQAGHVVVTHLDITARVRAEKASAWRARHDSLTELPNRAHLHELIDAELLHRRRPAVAVLFLDVDGFKDVNDSLGHEVGDELLRQLAGRLLDSTRAQDAVGRLGGDEFVVLCRDCDADGAELLAHRCQATFEQPFELDGTTHRLSASIGIAAIPAGDRAGVRSTDLVRDADLAMYAAKAAGRNRVRIFSPDLRARVQRKVQLAAELRDAISVGGLLLHYQPVVELATGEIAGVEALVRWRHPERGLVPPCDFVPVAEQHDLIIPLTRWVLAEACRQVAAWRDEGVAVVAGVNVSAAHLVTGTLVDDVVTALRGAGLHARQLVVELTETSAAEDPARAAQQFRRLRDLGVESSIDDFGSGFSSLSQLVAIPAGVLKIDRSLVTGADDPDGSSAAAVAAVVGLARACGMRSLAEGVETATQLQRVTELGCRYAQGFHIARPMPGDEFPGWVRRYRAG from the coding sequence GTGGCAGCAGCACCTGGGGAGCGCGAGCTGCCCCTCGACGTGCGCCGCAGCGCGGGCTCGTCCGGCCGGGACGCCGCGCTCGTGGAGGCGGTGCTCGATGCCCTCGCCTCCCCGACCGTGCTGCTCGACCCGGCCGGCCGCGTGGTCCTGGCCAACTCGGCGTGGACCGAGGCGGGGCGGGAACGCCAGGCGCCGATCCTGCCGGGGGAGGACTACCACGCGCTCGCCTTGCACCTGCGCGACGACGCCGACGCCCGCCGGCTGGTGCGCGAGCTGCGCGAGCTGTCCCGGGGCGAGCGCACCGAGGTCTCGGTCGACCGCTCCGTCCCCGACCCCGCGGGCGCCGCCACGAGCTGGTTCCACGTGCAGGCATCCCGCGTCGACCAGGCAGGGCACGTCGTCGTCACCCACCTCGACATCACCGCCCGCGTCCGCGCCGAGAAGGCATCGGCCTGGCGGGCGCGCCACGATTCGTTGACCGAGCTGCCGAACCGGGCGCACCTGCACGAGCTCATCGACGCCGAGCTCCTGCACCGCCGCCGTCCCGCGGTCGCCGTCCTCTTCCTCGACGTCGACGGCTTCAAGGACGTCAACGACTCCCTCGGCCACGAGGTCGGTGACGAGCTGCTGCGCCAGCTGGCCGGCCGGCTGCTCGACAGCACCCGCGCGCAGGACGCCGTCGGGCGGCTGGGTGGCGACGAGTTCGTCGTCCTCTGCCGGGACTGCGACGCCGACGGTGCCGAGCTGCTCGCGCACCGCTGCCAGGCCACCTTCGAGCAGCCCTTCGAGCTGGACGGGACGACCCACCGGCTCAGCGCCAGCATCGGGATCGCCGCCATCCCGGCCGGGGACCGCGCCGGCGTGCGGTCCACCGACCTGGTCCGCGACGCCGATCTGGCGATGTACGCGGCCAAGGCCGCCGGGCGGAACCGGGTGCGGATCTTCAGCCCGGACCTCCGAGCCCGGGTGCAGCGCAAGGTGCAGCTGGCGGCCGAGCTGCGGGACGCCATCTCCGTCGGCGGGCTGCTCCTGCACTACCAACCGGTGGTGGAGCTGGCGACGGGGGAGATCGCCGGTGTGGAGGCGCTGGTGCGCTGGCGGCATCCCGAGCGCGGGCTGGTGCCGCCGTGCGACTTCGTGCCGGTGGCCGAGCAGCACGACCTGATCATCCCGCTCACCCGCTGGGTGCTGGCCGAGGCCTGCCGGCAGGTGGCCGCCTGGCGCGACGAGGGCGTCGCCGTGGTCGCCGGGGTCAACGTCAGCGCGGCGCACCTGGTCACCGGCACCCTCGTCGACGACGTCGTGACCGCGCTGCGCGGCGCCGGTCTGCACGCCCGCCAGCTGGTCGTCGAGCTGACCGAGACCAGCGCCGCCGAGGACCCTGCCCGCGCCGCCCAGCAGTTCCGGCGGTTGCGCGACCTCGGCGTCGAGTCCTCCATCGACGACTTCGGCAGCGGCTTCTCGTCGCTGAGCCAGCTGGTCGCCATCCCCGCCGGCGTGCTGAAGATCGACCGGAGCCTGGTCACCGGGGCCGACGATCCGGACGGCTCGTCGGCCGCGGCGGTCGCCGCCGTCGTCGGGCTGGCCCGGGCCTGCGGCATGCGGAGCCTGGCCGAGGGCGTGGAGACGGCGACGCAGCTGCAGCGGGTCACGGAGCTGGGCTGCCGGTACGCCCAGGGCTTCCACATCGCCCGGCCGATGCCGGGCGACGAGTTCCCGGGCTGGGTCCGCCGGTACCGGGCCGGCTGA
- a CDS encoding lipase, with protein sequence MPRPRLLTALTAALAAVLLGGGVAGAAPTSTETGEYAPLDQRGPALLVPKAALQESLTCNGPLRGLEQDPILLVPGTTMDPQVGFDWNYMRAFDQRGWRWCAVTLPSDATGDIQVAGEYLVHAIRTMSQQAHRDVDVVGWSQGGMVPRWALRFWPDTRPLVDDLVGLSPSNHGTVLADTSCSTGPCTPANHQQASQSEFLEALNSGAETFAGVDYTVAYTAADEIVVPNTPPVASSALRTGPGRTANIATQEVCPANAADHFAIGSYDPVGYAIVVDALTHDGPAVRGRIPLTTCAEVFQPGVDPATFTADYAAFVGYAVDSDGDAPEVEDEPALAAYVYARR encoded by the coding sequence ATGCCCAGGCCCAGGCTGCTGACCGCTCTGACCGCTGCGCTGGCCGCCGTCCTGCTGGGCGGCGGCGTCGCCGGGGCGGCGCCCACCTCGACGGAGACGGGGGAGTACGCGCCGCTGGACCAGCGCGGCCCCGCGCTGTTGGTGCCCAAGGCGGCCCTCCAGGAGAGCCTCACCTGCAACGGCCCGCTGCGCGGCCTGGAGCAGGACCCGATCCTGCTGGTGCCGGGCACGACCATGGACCCACAGGTCGGGTTCGACTGGAACTACATGCGGGCCTTCGACCAGCGCGGCTGGCGCTGGTGCGCGGTGACACTGCCCTCCGACGCGACCGGCGACATCCAGGTGGCCGGCGAGTACCTGGTGCACGCCATCCGCACCATGAGCCAGCAGGCCCACCGCGACGTCGACGTGGTCGGCTGGAGCCAGGGCGGCATGGTGCCCCGCTGGGCGCTGCGCTTCTGGCCCGACACCCGCCCGCTGGTCGACGACCTCGTGGGCCTCTCGCCGTCCAACCACGGCACGGTCCTCGCCGACACCTCCTGCAGCACCGGCCCGTGCACGCCGGCCAACCACCAGCAGGCCTCCCAGTCGGAGTTCCTGGAGGCGCTGAACAGCGGGGCGGAGACCTTCGCCGGCGTCGACTACACCGTCGCCTACACGGCGGCCGACGAGATCGTCGTCCCGAACACCCCGCCGGTGGCCAGCTCGGCGCTGCGCACCGGCCCCGGTCGGACCGCCAACATCGCGACCCAGGAGGTCTGCCCGGCCAACGCCGCCGACCACTTCGCCATCGGCAGCTACGACCCCGTGGGCTACGCGATCGTCGTGGACGCACTCACGCACGACGGCCCGGCGGTGCGCGGGCGGATCCCGCTCACCACGTGCGCCGAGGTGTTCCAGCCGGGGGTCGACCCGGCCACCTTCACGGCCGACTACGCCGCCTTCGTCGGCTACGCGGTCGACAGTGACGGCGACGCCCCGGAGGTCGAGGACGAGCCGGCGCTCGCCGCCTACGTGTACGCCCGCCGTTGA
- a CDS encoding DUF6343 family protein, producing the protein MTDPKRPRSREDYARGLPDHHDPTAGVGGAPPARSALTLRLVLAVFGLVICIGGGILMLRADPVPVAFPVVLFVLAAVAAVDIVVIARRKARGEPG; encoded by the coding sequence ATGACCGACCCGAAGCGACCACGCTCCCGGGAGGACTACGCCCGCGGCCTCCCCGACCACCACGACCCCACGGCGGGTGTCGGTGGTGCGCCCCCGGCCCGGTCGGCGCTCACCCTCCGGCTCGTCCTGGCCGTCTTCGGCCTGGTCATCTGCATCGGGGGCGGGATCCTCATGCTCAGGGCCGACCCGGTGCCGGTGGCGTTCCCGGTTGTGCTGTTCGTGCTCGCCGCCGTCGCCGCGGTCGACATCGTGGTGATCGCCCGGCGGAAGGCCCGCGGCGAGCCGGGCTGA
- the prfB gene encoding peptide chain release factor 2, whose protein sequence is MAADFSVVLDELDTTLKSIEAVLDVDRLRREVAELEQQAAAPDLWDDVEAAQALTSKLSYMQGDLRRVEELRSRLDDVGLLHEMAAEEGDEATTAEAERELEALRKVLDELEVRTLLSGEYDSREALVTIRSEAGGVDAADFAEMLMRMYLRWAERHKYPTEVLDISYAEEAGIKSATFSVKVPYAYGTLSVEQGTHRLVRISPFDNQGRRQTSFAGVEVLPVVEQTDHVDIPENEIRVDVFRSSGPGGQSVNTTDSAVRMTHIPTGIVVSCQNEKSQIQNRAAALRVLQARLLVVRQQEQKAEMDALKGEGSSWGNQMRSYVLHPYQMVKDLRTEHETGNTAAVLDGDIDSFIEAGIRWRKQQEATAA, encoded by the coding sequence GTGGCCGCTGACTTCTCCGTCGTCCTGGACGAACTCGACACGACTCTGAAGTCGATCGAGGCCGTTCTCGACGTCGACCGACTCCGCCGGGAGGTGGCCGAGCTCGAGCAGCAGGCCGCCGCCCCCGACCTCTGGGACGACGTCGAGGCCGCGCAGGCGCTGACCTCCAAGCTCTCCTACATGCAGGGCGACCTGCGCCGGGTGGAGGAGCTGCGGAGCCGGCTCGACGACGTCGGCCTGTTGCACGAGATGGCCGCCGAGGAGGGCGACGAGGCCACGACGGCCGAGGCCGAGCGTGAGCTGGAGGCGCTGCGCAAGGTGCTCGACGAGCTCGAGGTCCGCACCCTGCTGTCGGGCGAGTACGACTCGCGCGAGGCGCTGGTGACGATCCGCTCGGAGGCCGGTGGGGTCGACGCGGCCGACTTCGCCGAGATGCTCATGCGCATGTACCTGCGCTGGGCCGAACGCCACAAGTACCCGACCGAGGTCCTGGACATCAGCTACGCCGAGGAGGCCGGCATCAAGTCGGCCACCTTCTCGGTGAAGGTGCCCTACGCCTACGGCACTCTCTCGGTCGAGCAGGGCACCCACCGGCTGGTGCGCATCTCGCCGTTCGACAACCAGGGCCGCCGGCAGACGTCGTTCGCCGGCGTCGAGGTGCTGCCCGTCGTCGAGCAGACCGACCACGTCGACATCCCCGAGAACGAGATCCGGGTCGACGTCTTCCGCTCCTCCGGTCCCGGTGGCCAGAGCGTCAACACGACCGACTCCGCCGTCCGGATGACCCACATCCCGACCGGCATCGTCGTGTCCTGCCAGAACGAGAAGAGCCAGATCCAGAACCGCGCCGCTGCGCTGCGCGTGCTCCAGGCCCGGCTGCTCGTCGTGCGCCAGCAGGAGCAGAAGGCGGAGATGGACGCGCTCAAGGGCGAGGGCAGCAGCTGGGGCAACCAGATGCGCTCCTACGTCCTGCACCCGTACCAGATGGTGAAGGACCTGCGCACCGAGCACGAGACCGGCAACACCGCGGCGGTGCTCGATGGGGACATCGACTCGTTCATCGAGGCGGGTATCCGGTGGCGCAAGCAGCAGGAGGCCACCGCCGCCTGA
- the ftsE gene encoding cell division ATP-binding protein FtsE: MQHVTKLYPASGRPALDDVSTEIDKGEFVFLIGSSGSGKSTFLRLLLKEDDPTSGTVSVNGKTLNTMSKWQVPKLRRTMGCVFQDFRLLRNRTVAQNVAFALEVINKPHRTIKRVVPEVLEMVGLEGKASRLPGELSGGEQQRVAIARAFVNRPLVLLADEPTGNLDPETSEGIMLLLERINRTGTTVIMATHDYHIVDSMRRRVIELNGGVLTRDQSRGVYGVGR; encoded by the coding sequence ATGCAACACGTCACCAAGCTGTACCCGGCCAGCGGCCGGCCCGCCCTTGACGACGTGTCGACGGAGATCGACAAGGGGGAGTTCGTCTTCCTCATCGGCTCCTCCGGTTCGGGCAAGTCGACCTTCCTGCGGCTGCTGCTGAAGGAGGACGACCCGACGTCGGGCACGGTCTCGGTGAACGGCAAGACGCTCAACACCATGAGCAAGTGGCAGGTGCCCAAGCTCCGCCGCACCATGGGCTGCGTCTTCCAGGACTTCCGGCTGCTGCGCAACCGCACGGTGGCGCAGAACGTCGCCTTCGCCCTCGAGGTCATCAACAAGCCGCACCGGACGATCAAGCGGGTCGTCCCGGAGGTGCTGGAGATGGTCGGGCTGGAGGGCAAGGCCAGTCGGCTCCCCGGCGAGCTCTCCGGTGGGGAGCAGCAGCGGGTGGCCATCGCCCGCGCGTTCGTCAACCGGCCGCTGGTGCTGCTGGCCGACGAGCCGACCGGAAACCTCGACCCGGAGACCAGCGAGGGCATCATGCTGCTGCTCGAGCGGATCAACCGGACCGGCACCACGGTGATCATGGCGACGCACGACTACCACATCGTCGACTCCATGCGCCGCCGCGTCATCGAGCTCAACGGGGGAGTCCTCACCCGCGACCAGTCGCGCGGTGTCTACGGCGTCGGCCGCTAG
- the ftsX gene encoding permease-like cell division protein FtsX — protein MRVNFVLSEVATGLRRNLTMTVAMILTTAISLGLMGTGLLIAGMISDMKEIYYDKVQVSIFLADDVTDEQRAAIESELAASPEVSNFIYESREEAYERFRQQFSQQPELVENTPADALPESFRVELVNPERYEVIAAEFPNGENGVDQVRDEGDFLDRLFSLLNGARNATIAVAVVQALAALLLISNTIQLAAFNRRNETNIMRLVGASRWYTQLPFILEAAFAGLVGGLLAAGGLILTKVLFIDRTLAGPIKAGIIPPVQWDAIITNSVVVSGVGVALAGIAAYVTLRLYVRL, from the coding sequence ATGCGCGTCAACTTCGTGCTCTCCGAGGTGGCCACCGGGCTGCGTCGCAACCTCACCATGACGGTCGCGATGATCCTGACCACGGCTATCTCGCTCGGACTCATGGGCACCGGCCTGCTGATCGCCGGGATGATCTCCGACATGAAGGAGATCTACTACGACAAGGTGCAGGTCTCCATCTTCCTGGCCGACGACGTCACCGACGAGCAGCGGGCGGCGATCGAGTCGGAGCTGGCCGCCTCGCCGGAGGTCTCGAACTTCATCTACGAGTCGCGCGAGGAGGCCTACGAGCGCTTCCGGCAGCAGTTCAGCCAGCAGCCCGAGCTCGTGGAGAACACCCCGGCCGACGCGCTGCCGGAGAGCTTCCGCGTCGAGCTGGTCAACCCCGAGCGCTACGAGGTCATCGCGGCCGAGTTCCCGAACGGGGAGAACGGTGTCGACCAGGTGCGCGACGAGGGTGACTTCCTCGACCGGCTGTTCAGCCTGCTCAACGGGGCACGTAACGCGACCATCGCCGTCGCGGTCGTGCAGGCGCTCGCCGCCCTGCTGCTGATCTCGAACACCATCCAGCTGGCCGCGTTCAACCGCCGCAACGAGACCAACATCATGCGGCTGGTGGGTGCCTCGCGCTGGTACACCCAGCTGCCGTTCATCCTCGAGGCGGCGTTCGCCGGCCTCGTCGGCGGCCTGCTCGCCGCCGGCGGGCTGATCCTGACCAAGGTCCTGTTCATCGACCGGACGCTGGCCGGGCCGATCAAGGCGGGCATCATCCCGCCGGTCCAGTGGGACGCGATCATCACCAACAGCGTCGTCGTCTCCGGCGTCGGGGTCGCGCTGGCCGGCATCGCCGCGTACGTGACGCTCCGGTTGTACGTAAGGTTGTAG
- the smpB gene encoding SsrA-binding protein SmpB, giving the protein MPRETGRKLIAQNKKARHDYSILDTFEVGLVLTGTEVKSLRAGRASLVDGFASIDDGEVWLQHVHIPEYVQGTWTNHAPRRKRKVLMHRVEIDKLVGKTREGGLTLVPLDLYFKDGKVKATLALAKGKKSYDKRHDLAERDSRREIQKAFGRYVKGRR; this is encoded by the coding sequence TTGCCGCGAGAGACCGGGCGCAAGCTCATCGCCCAGAACAAGAAGGCGCGGCACGACTACTCGATCCTCGACACCTTCGAGGTGGGTCTGGTGCTCACCGGCACCGAGGTGAAGAGCCTGCGTGCCGGCCGCGCCTCGCTGGTCGACGGGTTCGCCTCGATCGACGACGGCGAGGTGTGGCTGCAGCACGTGCACATCCCCGAGTACGTGCAGGGCACGTGGACCAACCACGCCCCGCGGCGCAAGCGCAAGGTGCTCATGCACCGCGTCGAGATCGACAAGCTGGTCGGCAAGACCCGCGAGGGCGGGCTGACCCTGGTGCCGCTGGACCTGTACTTCAAGGACGGCAAGGTCAAGGCCACGCTCGCGCTGGCGAAGGGCAAGAAGTCCTACGACAAGCGGCACGACCTCGCCGAGCGCGACTCGCGCCGCGAGATCCAGAAGGCCTTCGGGCGGTACGTGAAGGGACGACGGTGA
- a CDS encoding NADP-dependent oxidoreductase, whose protein sequence is MKGIAYERFGGIEVLELRDDLPEPPVGPDTVLVRTRAAGVNPVDIGIREGGLAGFFPHHFPIIPGWDLAGVVEAVGPAIVDFAPGDEVFGYLRRDDVQWGTAAELVPAPQRCLAPKPESLSFTEAGALPLAGLTAYQALTEALEVGEGDRVLVHRAAGGVGFFAVQIAVALGATVIGTASPRNHGFLTDAGCAEVLDYSAGPISGQLSEKVDAVLDLNGGNALADAPEQVRDVSRIASVVDPSVNGTGGRYVFVRPDRHDLEELGRMADAGQLRVAIAKAFPLEQTAQAQELVAGGHVRGKVVVTVP, encoded by the coding sequence GTGAAGGGCATCGCCTACGAGCGGTTCGGTGGCATCGAGGTGCTGGAGTTGCGGGACGACCTGCCCGAGCCGCCGGTCGGCCCGGACACCGTGCTGGTCCGCACCCGCGCTGCCGGGGTCAACCCGGTCGACATCGGCATCCGCGAGGGCGGCCTGGCCGGGTTCTTCCCGCACCACTTCCCGATCATCCCGGGCTGGGACCTCGCCGGCGTCGTCGAGGCGGTCGGCCCCGCGATCGTCGACTTCGCCCCGGGCGACGAGGTGTTCGGCTACCTGCGGCGCGACGACGTCCAGTGGGGAACGGCGGCCGAGCTCGTGCCCGCTCCGCAGCGGTGCCTCGCCCCCAAGCCGGAGTCGCTGTCGTTCACTGAGGCCGGCGCGCTGCCGCTGGCCGGGCTGACCGCCTACCAGGCGCTCACCGAGGCGCTCGAGGTCGGGGAGGGCGACCGGGTGCTGGTGCACCGGGCGGCCGGCGGCGTCGGCTTCTTCGCCGTGCAGATCGCCGTCGCCCTGGGCGCGACCGTCATCGGCACCGCCAGCCCGCGCAACCACGGCTTCCTCACCGACGCCGGCTGCGCCGAGGTGCTCGACTACTCGGCCGGCCCGATCAGCGGGCAGCTGTCCGAGAAGGTCGATGCGGTGCTCGACCTCAACGGCGGGAACGCCCTGGCCGACGCGCCCGAGCAGGTCCGCGACGTCTCCCGCATCGCCAGCGTCGTCGACCCGTCGGTGAACGGGACGGGGGGCCGCTACGTGTTCGTCCGGCCCGACCGGCACGACCTCGAGGAGCTCGGCCGGATGGCCGACGCGGGGCAGCTGCGGGTGGCGATCGCCAAGGCGTTCCCGCTGGAGCAGACGGCCCAGGCGCAGGAGCTGGTCGCCGGCGGGCACGTCCGCGGCAAGGTCGTCGTCACGGTCCCGTGA